Below is a window of Leguminivora glycinivorella isolate SPB_JAAS2020 chromosome 11, LegGlyc_1.1, whole genome shotgun sequence DNA.
ATGCACTTACTAGGTTTTTGGACTTGAAAATGTTACTTACtaggattttgattttgatatttgcatGTAAGATATGCACTTGCTAGGTTTAGAGGGTTCCGTAACTTTGATTCTAATTGAGATAGAAATACAGGTGTTTTTGCATTAGACGCAGCTCAAAATTTGAGGCTGATTgattaaaaaaacgtattttgacaaaaaatgtcccttgctaggttttgattttggacagccgAAATGCGGTATGGGTTCGCTCAGCATTGTCCGGCTATATATAGTCCCAAAATCGTTTGTGGGGAGCGTTGTTCGTTGGTGGGGAGATGATACGTGGGCGGAGTTGGGGGTGATTTATGGCTTTGTctctatgaaatattttttacagtcgTTTTGAGTTGCAATATGTTTAGTTATATTATAAACTAAATCATGAGTGTTACAATAAAAGTCATCGTCTTCGGTCTGCGTGTAATATTTGATTCTCGTATTTGCATGTTTCCAGTGTTGGTCGTTTGGAACACCCCGCAACTTTTTCATATCGTAGACGTCAATTTTTATGAGATGAGTGACCTTAGAAACGTCGGCTATGCGAGAAGCTATATAATTTGTCCCTCCATTTGCCAATTGAGCGACAGTAGATGAATATTCTAAAGCTTGCTTCTTTTTGGGCTTTTCGAAAAATATATCAATATTGTTGGTTCGTTTCTGGGTTCGAATTTTAAGTGGCTTTGTAACTTCAGTTTCATTATCACTCAAATtgtcataataataatttttcatTGTGTATTCAAGAGAGTTCTCGTTCGatatctaaaacaaaaataaacatttgtaAGAGATCGGATAGCAAGGGACACATGTAGAtacgtaatatttatatataaatataaaaaagtcaGTTATAGTTAAGCTTACCTCCATTGTAGTTCGCTACAAGTTCTTAACAGCTTTTAAAATAGACACTAATGATGAATAATACTAGTATCACAATAGTTTGCACCACTTTAAATATACTTGTATCAATTGACACTATTTCAAACAAACCCATATGATGGACTGACGGTCCCATCGATTTGAGCCGTGCTTTTATTAGTGAACACACACATATACACTTTATACATATACGTCGCGGATAGCACAAAAAACCTACATTCTAATAAAACAAACATCCGTGCGTTGTATGGTAGAACATGTTGCAACGTGTTTGCGTCTACCAGAccaattttttaaatgttttatagTTAATGACAAAACTATTTATAAAAAAGAGACACCTGTCCGTTGTAAAGACACGACACGTTGCAACGAGTTTTGTATCAACCAGACCaggttttttaaaatattttgtaattaaaaacaacaaaaaatagaCACAAAAAAACAGATCCTATGCGTTTGTCCTATTTCAACGTTATTACTATCCACCTGTGCGCTAAAAAGTGtctttaatttattgttttgtaattctCACGACCCTTGTCTCATAAGTCCTAATCTTTATTGCGTGGGAGCATACCTACATCgcaaaaacttttataaatcgTTTCCAAAGAAATGATTCCCATGTCTATTATAGATAAAAAAACAGTCACACACCTGCTTAAAAATTATTACGCTCACAGGGATGTAATTTATGACCCTAAGTAAAAACCAATATCAGCCGGTGTAGAAGCAGGTAAGGTTTGAATAAATActacccaaaaaaaaaaaatgtacccgcCCATGTAGCCGTGGGAAGGGCGTCGATTAACGCAGAATCCGTTATTATATAAGCTAAGGTTTGAACAAAAAACTaccaaaaaaaacatacctGCCCGCGTAGCCGTGGGACGGGCGCTAATATACGCAGAAGCCGTTATTGCATATAAGGAATCCTTAAGgcacaaaatttttaaaaatttccccGCTTATGTAGCCGCGGAGTGTTCGAGAAACCGTTATATACCTACTACTAATATGTCTTTTATTAGGTGTATGTGAACTTTTGGCACTTAAGCCTTTTTGTCGTTCTTATCAAACATTATTTACTTCTACTTTAACAATCAGGAAATTTGATAAAATCTCGAGGTTTCCAATTTCAAAGCTTTGTTTTGTATTAgaattccaattttattttacgatTTAGTTTATCTTGATTATAAACGCAATTTAGAAATTTACAACCCGCGTTCTTAGTagaaatatcaaattacatttattatacATAAGAATATTACCCTTTTTTGAATAATAgcagattgttttttgattacAACTATTTCTTTatcaaattttattattaagtatcCATAGTAAATGAAGAGAGTGAAATTATAATgctcaatatttttaagcgatCAATGCAACTAACATTGCACCTTCTGTAAGCGACGATTTCGAGTGAGGGTAGAAATTTTagcatagttttttttaagaataagAAGAAATCATTGtaagaatataattatgtttaattgtttaaaaCGTGGCAACGCGGCGAGCGTTTTGGGCTCCTTTGCTTCGGGAGGGACTCGGAGTGGATTTAGTTAGTAAGTAGTTTAGGCTATTCTTAgtattatttgtaatttttaatttatttagttggtagaattatgtgtaattgttagtaattaaggatttattgtattaatttttattaaattgaatatatgtatttttataaagttttatacattcacaaaataaagcatcagataattattgtTTAATAAAACATATGTTTCTAcagggtgcgccaaagttcatataaaattggtatatagaaacaaaattatgataagtaaaattatgagaaatgatcattcggagcacaaacaacaattttataacaaataattttatatgagccaatatggacccatttctacaatgtattttttaagaattttcCTTCTAGATTATAGATAATTATTGTTTAATAAAACATATATCTCTacaatgtattttttaagtaaacttttattgtacaagtacatgctcaaataaaattagttcTCTGCCTCTAAACTAAGCGTTGAAACACTTCACAATTTTCAAGCATAGCAAACAGAGTTGCCGAAATAAATCCCCAGCTTATTTTCTAAACGAGACTGTAAATAAAAGTCTTGTTTCTccatttgtttttatataattaATGCAGCTGACGGCTGCGGCAGACAGCTGCTGCGAACTTTTGAGTTTCGAGGCCAAACGAGtttcttaattataattgaactttatttttgacaagttttagAACATTTGCCACTTCAAGGCAAaggaataatttatatttttttaagtttttagagttatgaaatttattcctatgaaattttattgctgtttttataatccatcatcatcattcttgcgttatcccggcaattgtcatggctcatgggagcctgatgtccgctttgacaactaactcCGAGATTTGGTGtatgcactagttttacgaaagcgactttAAATCTGACCTCGAAGAGTAATTAGGCCttaatgagtttttttttataatccaTAAATGTAAAAACAGGAAAAAATTAGCTAGATGTTAGTGCTGcattaaaaagaaataaaaacggGTGTAATATCGTTATGCTCCTAAAAGCGGCGTAACAagtgggctatttcaccacagtgacactaGACATTGACAATTCTGTAAGTATTTCTGGGTTGACAAGTAACATTGTTaatcagcgtcaatatttccttgttgaacaagcaattaacggcgaagtgtcaccgTCGGGTGACAATTGTCATTATTGTGAAATAGGTCAGTCTTTTAAATAAGCGTGTTTAGTTTTTTAGGTTATCAAATACgctttaaataaatttttagCAAGATAAGCTTTATCTTAATAAGCAGTGCCAGCTTTATTGCTTATATTTATATatctcgtcactactttgaaaaaatctcgtatctcacgctgcttctcaaaattaaaacgcagtaagtccatatgcattccatacatacttcctacaattttcttttcattgacatacgaagatataagttttttttaagtagtgacgATCTGTTGGTTGCTCAGTTTAATCGTTACTTAAAGAGTGAGACTTAGTTTGTCACCCGAATCCAACTTTACAAAAAATACACTAAATATGTTACTTTATCTTTCAAATATACACTAGAGGTAAAAACCTTTATCGTTTAAATATGTAATGACaatatttatacaaaatagGCTCTTTAATTCAAATCTGTCGTTGAATTCGGGTTCAAATTTTATCTGTGCCGTAAGAAAACATACACCTGTAACAACTGTAAATACTTACGCATCGGGGGCCTAGTCGGCTCGACGTTAATGACCCGCCGCCGTTTCTTGGGCAACTTTGCACGAGCCTGCGTGTGGGAGTAGTACATGGCAAAGTTGGACACGATGACGGGAACGGGTAAGGCTATCGTCAGCACCTggtttgaaaagttttttgatGATAAGTGGTTTTCTGGTAGATTTCtgaatttttttatatgtgatgGGTCATGGAACTTCTTAGACAATtgataatcgatggaatcaggcgttactttgcggaaatccatgttaatcataaactaaaatgttcctttgctaatccgcgaattgataacgtgcaagtcaactCAGTTTCAGTCAGTTTGAGTCAGTTGCggaacttcggaccgtcaacatcagctcctgaggatgcctcgtagagaggcgaaacacgtgtcgagttttgtatttttggtggtgggttgttgtatttatttgcgtatttatttttatttttgcgatgggagggtgggaaaattaattgcatgtaaaaaatacgcaagtaagtacaacaggttagcactgattgacttgcacgttatcaattcgcggattagcaaaggaacatTTTAGTTTATGATTACACAATTgatgtttttttaataaccttATATTGAATTATGTGTCGCTTTTATCGACATAAGTATAATGTGtgttaaaattttttttaaacattttataaaatgtttcatgaaagttttatttcatctcCTTGCATGTTctggtaataattttaatttatttctgaaATTTCACCTCAGAATTTTTCACAAGTCTTATCTCTCTACTAAATTTCTTATAATAACATTGAGAGACGGTAAGAGAAAAATAATTGGATACCTGATACTTTAGACTTTCATTTACAAATAAGAGAAATTGATTAAAAGGGACACGAGGAGGATCAAGGATCAATTACAAAGAGAAAAATAAGAAAGAAAGACATTAAAGAAGGCGGCTTCGTTAATGCCTAAAACGATTTGTACatctgtcaaatattttttgaacgaTAATTTCTTGCATAACATTTTATGAAGACGGGGGCATTTTTGTGGCATAGCATAGAATTTGGAGTAACATGACGGAatgttttcaaaaataaatattccTAGTTACAATTTAAGCAGTCATAGTAGAAATAATAAACGGACAACCTTTTCTTTGTGATCAATAGATAAGTTCATTTAATGAGtcgatttaaacttgtctgttttttcacgttttttttttaatcctttgGTGCCTTTGTTTGAGAAACCCATCGTTCTCGACGAAGAACAATATCTACGAAATCCTAATTTACTATAGAAAATTTATTCAAATTACCCTTAACTAAAATCCCATACATTTTACAACATATAGGAAGTTTTTAGGGTAAACAGTGAATTTGCATAATACTACTAAATTTTACACTAATCTAAAAAAGACgactaaataaaaaacaacCCTAACGTAAACTGCTGTAAAACCAGATACATTATGTGATTGCAATCCTGGTAAAACTTTCCTACAACTTTGCGAGAAACTTCAAGTTTACAACTTTACAAACTGCTCACAGGTGTACACGTCAGTGGCAAAGTTGATATTTAGCTCCGTAAATATAGCTGAAATATTGAAGCTGTCATTATTATCAACATGTCAGCCCTttgttatattaaaaaaaaaatgaatactcaCACCAGCCAAAGCGCACAATGCTCCAACGAACATCCCGACGTATGTCTTCGGCGCCATGTCTCCATACCCCACCGTCGTCATGGTAACCAGCGCCCACCACAGCCCCAACGGTATGCTGTTGAAGTCATTATGCGGGTTCGTCTGTATCCTCTCCGCGTAGTACACCAAACTTGCGAATATCACTATACCAAGTACTAGGAAGAACACTAGCAAAGTCAGCTCCTTCGCTGACGCTCTAAAGGTCTGAATCAGAATCTTCAACCCCGACGAGTGACGCGTCAGTTTAAACAGCCTCATGATTCTTATAATAGAGAAGAATTCTAAGATGTCAGCATTTTCTACATGTGAAGCATATTTCTGTAGAATAAGATCGATGTAGAAACTCATTGTGGCGATGTAGTCAATGATGTTGACCGAGGACTTGATGAATTCGCACTTATTCGGGGAGGATATGAAGCGCACTAGGATTTCTAGGGTGAACCACGCGTTGCACACACACTCTATGTAGAAAAACGCAATGTGGGCGTTCGTTTGCACTTTGTCCAGTGCCCAGCTTTGCGTTTGGTTCGCGGTTGTCACTGTGTAGTTTTTTATCACTGGCACTCTCATGTCCGGGTGGGTTTTTAAGCAGAACGATATGATGGACACGCATATGAAAAACACTGATATCACGCCTACGACctgaaaaacaaaaagcatCTGTTAGGAGGAggaaattatacaaaatatttattttgattaatgTCTTAGTAACATTCAAAGTTGCCTACATAGCAAAGCAATTTCTCTGTTTTGAccgaaggttgactggtagagaatgccttttagcattaagtccgccttgtgtacaattgtattttctttgtgaaataaagattaaataaataaataatacaaagtaaataacaaatcgttagtaatattacagtcctaaaatattaaatagtaGTTAATTTATCTCTTATTAAAAATTTGCATAAATAACGACTAAAACGCATGAATGAtgatttaaattaaaacaatgaTGTTAAGAGTCAGGTTATCAATGATGTATTTAACTAAAACCAGGACAAAAGAGctgctattaacattaatttaaatcaAACCCTCTTGAATTGGGAAACACTGCCAAATCGATGTACATTGTAAGACTCTTGAGTCAAAGGATTACAACCCAAAGGAATAATGCTTCattcatttcaaatt
It encodes the following:
- the LOC125231435 gene encoding potassium voltage-gated channel protein Shaw isoform X1: MNLLNMDAENRVVLNVGGIRHETYKATLKKIPATRLSRLTEALANYDPVLNEYFFDRHPGVFAQVLNYYRTGKLHYPTDVCGPLFEEELEFWGLDANQVEPCCWMTYTQHRDTQETLAVLDRLDLDTEKPSDEEVARKFGFEEDYYKGTVSWWQQLKPQMWSLFDEPYSSNAAKVVGVISVFFICVSIISFCLKTHPDMRVPVIKNYTVTTANQTQSWALDKVQTNAHIAFFYIECVCNAWFTLEILVRFISSPNKCEFIKSSVNIIDYIATMSFYIDLILQKYASHVENADILEFFSIIRIMRLFKLTRHSSGLKILIQTFRASAKELTLLVFFLVLGIVIFASLVYYAERIQTNPHNDFNSIPLGLWWALVTMTTVGYGDMAPKTYVGMFVGALCALAGVLTIALPVPVIVSNFAMYYSHTQARAKLPKKRRRVINVEPTRPPMPAVGRTPGAPGVPGGPGGALPPGMGPQAVNRRMNAIKTNHPKDIMGPNMGNNHQTAIKNNITPPEASNTPITPNTASQA
- the LOC125231435 gene encoding potassium voltage-gated channel protein Shaw isoform X4 produces the protein MTYTQHRDTQETLAVLDRLDLDTEKPSDEEVARKFGFEEDYYKGTVSWWQQLKPQMWSLFDEPYSSNAAKVVGVISVFFICVSIISFCLKTHPDMRVPVIKNYTVTTANQTQSWALDKVQTNAHIAFFYIECVCNAWFTLEILVRFISSPNKCEFIKSSVNIIDYIATMSFYIDLILQKYASHVENADILEFFSIIRIMRLFKLTRHSSGLKILIQTFRASAKELTLLVFFLVLGIVIFASLVYYAERIQTNPHNDFNSIPLGLWWALVTMTTVGYGDMAPKTYVGMFVGALCALAGVLTIALPVPVIVSNFAMYYSHTQARAKLPKKRRRVINVEPTRPPMPAVGRTPGAPGVPGGPGGALPPGMGPQAVNRRMNAIKTNHPKDIMGPNMGNNHQTAIKNNITPPEASNTPITPNTASQA
- the LOC125231435 gene encoding potassium voltage-gated channel protein Shaw isoform X2 — encoded protein: MNLLNMDAENRVVLNVGGIRHETYKATLKKIPATRLSRLTEALANYDPVLNEYFFDRHPGVFAQVLNYYRTGKLHYPTDVCGPLFEEELEFWGLDANQVEPCCWMTYTQHRDTQETLAVLDRLDLDTEKPSDEEVARKFGFEEDYYKGTVSWWQQLKPQMWSLFDEPYSSNAAKVVGVISVFFICVSIISFCLKTHPDMRVPVIKNYTVTTANQTQSWALDKVQTNAHIAFFYIECVCNAWFTLEILVRFISSPNKCEFIKSSVNIIDYIATMSFYIDLILQKYASHVENADILEFFSIIRIMRLFKLTRHSSGLKILIQTFRASAKELTLLVFFLVLGIVIFASLVYYAERIQTNPHNDFNSIPLGLWWALVTMTTVGYGDMAPKTYVGMFVGALCALAGVLTIALPVPVIVSNFAMYYSHTQARAKLPKKRRRVINVEPTRPPMPAVGRTPGAPGVPGGPGGALPPGMGPQAVNRRMNAIKTNHPKDIMGPNMDGDRSELEAMIQTTPNNCKRKNLNML
- the LOC125231435 gene encoding potassium voltage-gated channel protein Shaw isoform X3; translated protein: MNLLNMDAENRVVLNVGGIRHETYKATLKKIPATRLSRLTEALANYDPVLNEYFFDRHPGVFAQVLNYYRTGKLHYPTDVCGPLFEEELEFWGLDANQVEPCCWMTYTQHRDTQETLAVLDRLDLDTEKPSDEEVARKFGFEEDYYKGTVSWWQQLKPQMWSLFDEPYSSNAAKVVGVISVFFICVSIISFCLKTHPDMRVPVIKNYTVTTANQTQSWALDKVQTNAHIAFFYIECVCNAWFTLEILVRFISSPNKCEFIKSSVNIIDYIATMSFYIDLILQKYASHVENADILEFFSIIRIMRLFKLTRHSSGLKILIQTFRASAKELTLLVFFLVLGIVIFASLVYYAERIQTNPHNDFNSIPLGLWWALVTMTTVGYGDMAPKTYVGMFVGALCALAGVLTIALPVPVIVSNFAMYYSHTQARAKLPKKRRRVINVEPTRPPMRAPGVPGGPGGALPPGMGPQAVNRRMNAIKTNHPKDIMGPNMGNNHQTAIKNNITPPEASNTPITPNTASQA